The stretch of DNA GACTGCCCGGATCGAGAGGCATATCTCAGATGTATTGGAGAAGACCTACGGAGCGAATTGAAAGCGCGAGTGCGTGAGAGGATGGACACCTAATGAAGTTAACGGCTGCCGCCCAACTTGCCTTCGCCGGCGCGCGTGAGCTTTCGAGTGACGATGCCTGCTTTGTCGGCATTGGCATACCGTCTGATGCTGCGGTACTCGCCAAGCACACACATGCACCGGACATGTCGTTAATTTTTGAATCAGGCGTAATTGGGTCGGATCCTTTGACGCCACCCCTTTCAACTGGCAGCCCGTCAGTTGCCGAGGGAGCTTTGATGATCACCGATGGGCTAACGGTCTTTGGTGAACTTCAGGCCGGAAGGATCGATGTCGGATTGCTATCGGCAGCACAGGTTGATCAGCGCGGCAATCTCAACAGCACAGCAATCGGTTCCTATTCATCTCCAAAGCTTCGGATGGTCGGTAGTGGCGGTGCCCACGATATTGCGTGTTTGGTCGGGAGGGTGATTATTCTAATGCCGCACGATCCCCGGCGATTTGTTGATAACGTCGATTTTGTGACCAGCCCCGGCACAGATGCCGAAGCTCGAAAATCTTTAAAGTTGGGTGGAGGGCCTTCAGCATTGGTGACCGAACGGGCTCGGTTTTCTTTTGAAACGGGTCTGGCTCAGTTGTCGACGGTTATGCCGGGATATAGCGAAGAAGATGCTCTTGACGGTATCTCGTGGCCGGTTGAGCGGAGCGAAAATTTTAAAGTTCTGGAGGCTTTCTCCGACACTGACCTTTCCGTCGCTCGCCAGCGATTAACGCATCTTTTCTAGCTTGGTGAGTCGCTTAAGGGCCGATTTTATTTCTTTAATAGTCTGGGGACCGGTTTCTTCGTCCAATTTATCGAAATCTAGAAACAGTTTCATGCCGTCGTTTTCGGCACGCAGGAACCGGCTTTTCTCGTTAATGTCCTTAAAGATTCCGATTAGTTTATAGGGGCTAATCTTGCGGTGAATTCCTTTTACGGTAATCGTATCGCCTTTCTCTGCATCAACGAAGTCTTTGACCAGGGCGTAGGTTTCATAAGCTATCGTGATCCCATCAGGATCGGCCACACTTTCTAGCCGGGCGGCCAAATTCACTTCGCCACCGATGATCGTGTAATCCATCCTTTCTTCGCTACCGAAATTGCCAACATTGCAATAGCCTGTACTGATTCCGATGCGTACTTGGAAGGGTCGGGCGTAGCCCATTTCTGTCCACTTGGCCCTTAGGCCCACCATATGACGTTGCATGTCGATTGCCATGCGGACACAACTCAAAGCGTCTTCCTGCACACCGTTTGTCGTCGGATCACCAAAGAATATTAAAATTGCATCGCCAATAAATTTATCGATGGTGGCACCGTGCTTCAGGGCAATTTCCGACATTTCCGTTAGATAATCGTTCACGAGGAAGGTAATGTCTTCGGGCTCCAGATCATCGGTCGTTGCAGTGAAATCTTTGATATCGGAGAAGAATATAGTCAGTTTTTTACGTTCGGTTCTCAGTTGGACGGCTTGTTCACCGCTAAAGATCGATTCATAAATCTGCGGCGAAAGATATTTTGAAAGTTTTGAAGACAACCCTTCCAGCATGGCGTTCTTTTCGTCCAAACTTTTCGCCACTTTGTTGAGTTCTGCCTCATTACGATCACTCACACGAACCAATCTTTTTGTAGATTTGGAGAGCTTTTCATAATTTTTCAGAAGCTCAGCAAAGGCATCGCGAGATTTAGGGTCGTTGATTCCTCCGTTTGAAAGCAGTTCTTTTGCTTCAGCGATAATATTTTGTTCTTTTTCGAAAAGTTCGAAACTCATCAGACCTCCATCGCCTTTAGTTCAAACTTTGCGTGCTCTAAATCTTCGCCGAATTCCTCCCCCATTTCTTCCATGTTGTCGTCGTCTTCTTCGTGAATCCAGGTGACGGTCACATCATTGCCGCTCTCCGCCGTTTCATCGAAGGTCTCAAATAATCCCATGAGAACCTTTGCGGTCGAACTGTTAAAATAGATCAATTCGAAAGTGAATTGTATGGTTGCTCCAGACAGTCCGGAAAGATGTTCTTCGAATTTTGAGATAATCGGACCATAAAATGCCGTGATGTCTTCAGGATATGACTCGCCCTTTACGAGGTACGTGTTCGTATCGAAATTGAAGTCGATTTCGGGCGATCGCTCGGAACCTTCGATTTTTATATTTTCCATCATCATACTCCTCAATTACATGTAGGCTTTTAGGCAAAAATAAGAATGCTCGTCATCGACATTTTCAAAATCGAACTCGAACCCATTTTCTGCACGTCTGGCAATGTCAATGAACCCGACGCCGGCTCCTTTACTGCCTTCGGGTGTGTCGCCCTTTAATGTTTCTTTATATAGCGCTTTCAAGCCGTCTTTATCGAGATTCTGAATGTGACTTAACGACTCCTTTAAACGTTCGACGTCTTTCTGCATTATCAAGTTTCCGCAGGAAACGAAATAATTATCCTTATCCTTGCTCTTGCCGACTGTAAGCACGCCGTACCTTAATTCCTTCGACTCATTTTCGACGTTCTCCGGTTCCCCTTCGGCGGAATACCGGATCACATTTTGCACCTGTTCAACAAAGATTGAGAACAAACCCTTGGAAGTCCGCTTATCAGCGGCTTCATGTTCCAGCTTTTTTTTGATGGCGTTTCCTATTCCGGACAAAACGTCTTCGGTGATATAGCCGCTATAGCAGAAGATAATACCCTTTTCTTGCAGGTACCCTCTGAAATCGTATGTGTCTTTGGCTAGCATTACTCGCACCTCACCAATCTTTTTTAGCCTATCTGATTTCATACAACCATAACATTCCAGGCTATACAAAGTTCATATTCGGCATCACCTCTAACCACGGTGATGCGCCTCTCTTCGCCGCAACCTAGCATCAATTCGATCAAATCCATATCATGGTTTTGATCGACAAAAAACAAACCGCCTTGCACACGTGCGAATCTCTGGCGGGTATTTAGGCTCTAGGCACCACAGGGCAATGAAACGGTGAACGTTGTTCCTTCGCCAATTTTACTCTCAACGTCAATCTTTCCCTTGTGGGCGGCGACGATCTTTTTAACGATCGCCAGTCCCAAACCCGTACTTTTTTCATCCCCAGTGGGTCGAACGCTGGTCTTCTGAAAAGCGCCGAACAAGCTGTTTATTTCGTCGGGTGGAATGCCAGGCCCCTGATCTGTGACCGCAATTTTTACCCATCCATTATCTGTATTAACAAAAACGGTTATTATAGTACCCTTTTCTGAAAACTTAATCGCGTTTGAGATCAAGTTGTCGATCACCTGACCCAATC from Rhodospirillaceae bacterium encodes:
- a CDS encoding CoA-transferase subunit beta, whose product is MKLTAAAQLAFAGARELSSDDACFVGIGIPSDAAVLAKHTHAPDMSLIFESGVIGSDPLTPPLSTGSPSVAEGALMITDGLTVFGELQAGRIDVGLLSAAQVDQRGNLNSTAIGSYSSPKLRMVGSGGAHDIACLVGRVIILMPHDPRRFVDNVDFVTSPGTDAEARKSLKLGGGPSALVTERARFSFETGLAQLSTVMPGYSEEDALDGISWPVERSENFKVLEAFSDTDLSVARQRLTHLF
- a CDS encoding adenylate/guanylate cyclase domain-containing protein — encoded protein: MSFELFEKEQNIIAEAKELLSNGGINDPKSRDAFAELLKNYEKLSKSTKRLVRVSDRNEAELNKVAKSLDEKNAMLEGLSSKLSKYLSPQIYESIFSGEQAVQLRTERKKLTIFFSDIKDFTATTDDLEPEDITFLVNDYLTEMSEIALKHGATIDKFIGDAILIFFGDPTTNGVQEDALSCVRMAIDMQRHMVGLRAKWTEMGYARPFQVRIGISTGYCNVGNFGSEERMDYTIIGGEVNLAARLESVADPDGITIAYETYALVKDFVDAEKGDTITVKGIHRKISPYKLIGIFKDINEKSRFLRAENDGMKLFLDFDKLDEETGPQTIKEIKSALKRLTKLEKMR
- a CDS encoding DUF1987 domain-containing protein, whose product is MENIKIEGSERSPEIDFNFDTNTYLVKGESYPEDITAFYGPIISKFEEHLSGLSGATIQFTFELIYFNSSTAKVLMGLFETFDETAESGNDVTVTWIHEEDDDNMEEMGEEFGEDLEHAKFELKAMEV